TTGATATAAAGAAATCTGTTGAATTTCCTTTTTTCTCTATTTTTATGATAGTTCCAACACAATCAACATGTCCTTGTACTATATGCCCTTCAAATCTATCACCCATTTGCATAGCTGGTTCAATATGAACTAAATTTTTATAGTTTTCAAGTGCTAAAAGGCTTGTACTTTCAGGAGATAGTTCAACACTAAAAGAGTTACTATTGATTTTTACAACTGTTAAACAAGCTCCATTTATGGCTATTGAATCTCCAATTTTTGGTTTGTAGTTTGATTTTAGAGTTAAAATATTATTTGAAAAGCTTTCTACATTTGCTAATTCTCTTATAAGTCCTGTAAACACTTAAAAACCCTTTTTATTTAATCTTTATATTTCAAATTTAAATTATTTCTTAATACTAAACCCAATAATAGCAAAAGCCATATAAAATATCATTAAATGATAATTTAAATAAATTAGATGCTTCTTTACTTAAGAATATAGATAAATATACTAGTGTTAATAACTTGAATTATTAACAATATATAAAAAGATAAATAAGTTAAATTTCTATTAATTAAGAATTAAGAGTTATTTTTCTAAACTGTTTCAACCTTAGATATTTCATAAAAGGAGCAGAGATGGATTCAGATGGTAGTCAGAGTAGATTCATGAAGTTTTATTTTATGATTAATATAATATTGAGTATTTAAAATATTAATATAAACCTTAAAAATCATATAAATCATTAAAACTTCATGTAAATTGCTTTAAACCAAAGTTGATAGTTTTGTATAATAATCTTTAAAATCTTATTTGTAGATTGTAATCACTATAGTACTTAACTATTGTAAATTAAATAAAATTGTATGGAGTAAAATATGAATAAAAAAGAGTTAATTTTTAACATAAAAAATGTTATTCAAAATCAAAGTAAAAAAGAGATTGTAAAAATCTTACATAATACATATCCAGTAGATTTAATAGAAGCTTTTGAGGAATTAAACCCTCAAGATATTTTTAATTTTATATCTTTGATGCCACTAAAAAATAGTTCAGAACTATTTGGATATTTAGATGAGCAAATGCAATTAACTATCCTTGATTTTATGGATAGAACAATGATTAAAGAACTTCTTGAAAAGATGCCAAGTGATGAGAGAGCTGATTTATTTAATATAATGTCAGAAACACTACAAGATAGAATTTTACCTATTTTAAATAAAGCAGAACAAGAAGATATCATAAAATTATCATCATATAATGAAAATGTAATTGGTTCACTTATGACATCAAACTATGCTACATTACAAGCTAATATGAATGCATTGGAAGCAATATCATATTTGAGAAAAATTGCAGGTGATATTGAGACTATTTATGAAACATTTGTAATAAATGAGAATAGAGAGCTTTTAGGAAGTGTTTCTTTACAAGCATTGATTATGGCAGAACCAGAAAGTTTAATAGAAGATTTTATGAGAAGTAATCCTATATCTTTAAAAGCTACTGATCCAATAGAGTTTTGTGTTAAGGTAATAAAAGATTATGATTTAGTTATAGCACCTGTTATTGATGATAACAATACTCTTAT
The Aliarcobacter faecis genome window above contains:
- the mgtE gene encoding magnesium transporter, with product MNKKELIFNIKNVIQNQSKKEIVKILHNTYPVDLIEAFEELNPQDIFNFISLMPLKNSSELFGYLDEQMQLTILDFMDRTMIKELLEKMPSDERADLFNIMSETLQDRILPILNKAEQEDIIKLSSYNENVIGSLMTSNYATLQANMNALEAISYLRKIAGDIETIYETFVINENRELLGSVSLQALIMAEPESLIEDFMRSNPISLKATDPIEFCVKVIKDYDLVIAPVIDDNNTLMGIITYDDVIDVAIEEAEEDFQKMSGTSVEVNKHGKADLITNIKEATISTLYKKRIYWLVILVFGNIFSSAGIAYFEDTISAYIALVFFLPLLIGSGGNAGSQSATLTVRALATGDIKLKDWGSMIGKELVIATLLGLTMALAVTFIGVYRGGYTIALVVSLSMIFIVMFGSIVGMSLPFLLSKFKLDPASASSPLITSITDAVGVLIFFSIATAILDFPTP
- the ribE gene encoding riboflavin synthase, which codes for MFTGLIRELANVESFSNNILTLKSNYKPKIGDSIAINGACLTVVKINSNSFSVELSPESTSLLALENYKNLVHIEPAMQMGDRFEGHIVQGHVDCVGTIIKIEKKGNSTDFFISIPKDFLKYMIPKGSVTIDGVSLTINEILKSEFRLTIIPHTIENTLFKTYKVGSKVNIETDMFARYIYNMFKKDDSLSWSDIDRIMANY